One window of Microbacterium sp. 1S1 genomic DNA carries:
- the argH gene encoding argininosuccinate lyase translates to MAGSAHEGTNEGALWGARFATGPSPELVELSRSTHFDWILAPYDIAGSHAHATALAAAGYLEPDEAARMHEGLDAVARKVADGTLRPLPTDEDVHGALEQALIAELGPELGGRLRAGRSRNDQIATLVRMYLIDHARVIARDLLRVIDALVAQAEAHPEAILPGRTHLQHAQPVLLAHHLQAHAWPLVRELERLVDWRRRAGVSPYGGGALAGSTLGLDPALVAAELGLDRPAENSLDGTAARDVVAEFAFIAAMTGVDLSRISEEIILWNTREFGFVTLDDGYSTGSSIMPQKKNPDIAELARGKSGRLIGNLSGLLATLKGLPLAYNRDLQEDKEPVFDSVQTLEVVLPAFAGMISTLRFHTERMAELAPQGFSLATDVAEWLVKRRVPFRDAHEISGALVRACEEQGIGLEDASDELLLSVSPHLVPEVREVLTIEGSVASRSGAGGTAPERVAEQRAELVARSQAAAHALGL, encoded by the coding sequence ATGGCCGGTTCCGCCCACGAGGGCACCAACGAAGGCGCGCTGTGGGGCGCGCGGTTCGCCACCGGTCCGTCGCCCGAGCTCGTCGAGCTGAGCCGATCGACGCACTTCGACTGGATCCTGGCGCCGTACGACATCGCGGGTTCCCACGCGCACGCCACCGCCCTGGCCGCCGCGGGGTACCTCGAGCCGGATGAGGCCGCCCGCATGCACGAGGGCTTGGACGCCGTGGCGCGCAAGGTCGCCGACGGCACCCTGCGGCCGCTGCCCACCGACGAGGACGTGCACGGTGCGCTCGAGCAGGCGCTGATCGCCGAGCTCGGCCCGGAGCTGGGCGGGCGTCTTCGCGCAGGCCGCAGCCGGAACGACCAGATCGCGACGCTCGTGCGGATGTACCTGATCGATCACGCCCGAGTCATCGCGCGCGACCTCCTTCGAGTGATCGACGCGCTCGTGGCGCAGGCGGAGGCGCATCCCGAGGCCATCCTTCCGGGACGCACCCATCTGCAGCACGCCCAGCCGGTGCTGCTCGCCCATCACCTCCAGGCACACGCGTGGCCACTGGTGCGTGAGCTCGAACGCCTCGTCGACTGGCGACGCCGTGCCGGTGTCTCGCCGTACGGCGGCGGTGCGCTCGCCGGATCCACCCTGGGCCTCGACCCCGCGCTCGTCGCGGCAGAGCTCGGTCTCGACCGGCCGGCCGAGAACTCGCTCGACGGCACCGCCGCGCGGGACGTCGTCGCGGAGTTCGCGTTCATCGCGGCGATGACGGGGGTCGATCTGTCCCGGATCTCGGAGGAGATCATCCTCTGGAACACCCGCGAGTTCGGCTTCGTCACTCTCGACGACGGCTACTCCACCGGCTCCAGCATCATGCCGCAGAAGAAGAACCCCGACATCGCCGAGCTCGCACGCGGCAAGTCGGGGCGCCTCATCGGCAACCTGTCCGGCCTGCTGGCGACCCTGAAGGGGCTGCCCCTCGCCTACAACCGGGATCTGCAGGAGGACAAGGAGCCGGTCTTCGACTCCGTGCAGACCCTCGAGGTCGTGCTTCCGGCGTTCGCCGGGATGATCTCGACGCTGCGCTTCCACACGGAGCGCATGGCCGAGCTCGCGCCCCAGGGGTTCTCCCTGGCGACCGATGTCGCCGAGTGGCTGGTGAAGCGGCGCGTGCCGTTCCGGGATGCCCACGAGATCTCCGGGGCCCTCGTACGGGCCTGCGAGGAGCAGGGGATCGGGCTGGAGGACGCCTCCGACGAGCTGCTGCTGTCCGTGTCGCCGCATCTGGTCCCCGAGGTGCGCGAGGTCCTCACGATCGAGGGCTCGGTGGCATCGCGGTCGGGGGCCGGCGGGACCGCTCCGGAGCGGGTCGCGGAACAGCGAGCGGAGCTCGTCGCCCGGAGCCAGGCCGCGGCGCACGCGCTCGGGCTGTAG
- the argF gene encoding ornithine carbamoyltransferase, translated as MTRHLLRDDDLTPAEQAEILDLALALKKDRWADKSLAGPQTVAVIFDKSSTRTRVSFAVGIADLGGSPLIISTASSQLGGKETPSDTARVLERQVAAIVWRTYAQSGLEEMAAGTRVPVINALSDDFHPCQLLADLLTIREHKGELKGLTLTFFGDGQSNMAHSYALAGVTAGMHVRIASPEAYAPRADVIEAADRRAGETGGSITLFTDPVAAAAGADVVVTDTWVSMGKEEEKLARIRDLGGYKVTPETMELAQDDAIFIHCLPADRGYEVDSAVIDGPQSVVWDEAENRLHAQKALLVWLLGKKDA; from the coding sequence ATGACCCGCCACCTGCTGCGCGACGACGATCTGACGCCCGCCGAGCAGGCGGAGATCCTCGATCTCGCCCTCGCGCTCAAGAAGGACCGCTGGGCCGACAAGAGCCTCGCCGGCCCGCAGACCGTCGCCGTGATCTTCGACAAGTCGTCCACCCGCACGCGCGTGTCGTTCGCGGTGGGCATCGCGGATCTCGGCGGCTCCCCGCTCATCATCTCCACCGCGAGCAGCCAGCTCGGCGGGAAGGAGACGCCGTCCGACACGGCCCGGGTCCTCGAGCGGCAGGTCGCGGCGATCGTCTGGCGCACGTACGCGCAGTCGGGGCTGGAGGAGATGGCCGCCGGCACGCGGGTCCCCGTGATCAACGCGCTGTCTGACGACTTCCACCCCTGCCAGCTCCTGGCCGACCTGCTCACGATCCGCGAGCACAAGGGCGAGCTGAAGGGTCTCACGCTGACGTTCTTCGGCGACGGCCAGAGCAACATGGCCCACTCCTACGCACTCGCGGGCGTGACGGCGGGGATGCACGTGCGCATCGCCTCGCCCGAGGCCTACGCGCCGCGGGCCGACGTCATCGAGGCGGCGGACCGCCGCGCCGGTGAGACCGGGGGCTCGATCACCCTCTTCACCGACCCGGTCGCGGCGGCCGCGGGTGCCGACGTCGTCGTCACCGACACGTGGGTGTCGATGGGCAAGGAGGAGGAGAAGCTCGCGCGGATCCGCGATCTCGGCGGTTACAAGGTCACCCCCGAGACCATGGAGCTCGCGCAGGACGACGCGATCTTCATCCACTGCCTCCCCGCCGACCGTGGCTACGAGGTGGACTCCGCCGTCATCGACGGTCCGCAGAGCGTCGTCTGGGACGAGGCGGAGAACCGTCTGCACGCGCAGAAGGCACTGCTGGTATGGCTGCTCGGGAAGAAGGACGCGTGA
- a CDS encoding DUF1349 domain-containing protein yields MPDTRMIRWGEGTWTHAPAEIRIDGHLDVTAVEGSDAWRHTAYGFVHDSEHALLAPLAVGDAVEVAFRAPWEGQFDQAGLFVRADDEHWVKAGVEFADGHLGLGAVVTAGRSDWSIGYVDDWRESEITVRASRWADAIIVRARADAGPWRLVRVAPFDGDAVASAGPFLASPTRAGLTVRFTRWERSAADRDLH; encoded by the coding sequence ATGCCTGATACACGCATGATCCGCTGGGGCGAAGGCACCTGGACCCACGCCCCCGCCGAGATCCGGATCGACGGACACCTCGACGTCACCGCCGTCGAAGGCAGCGACGCCTGGCGTCACACCGCCTACGGCTTCGTCCATGACTCGGAGCACGCCTTGCTCGCTCCCCTCGCCGTCGGGGACGCGGTCGAGGTCGCCTTCCGCGCTCCGTGGGAAGGCCAGTTCGACCAGGCGGGTCTCTTCGTGCGCGCCGACGATGAGCACTGGGTCAAGGCGGGCGTCGAATTCGCCGATGGCCACCTCGGCCTCGGCGCCGTCGTGACCGCGGGACGCTCGGACTGGTCGATCGGCTACGTCGACGACTGGCGCGAGAGCGAGATCACCGTCCGCGCCAGCCGCTGGGCGGATGCGATCATCGTTCGGGCGCGCGCCGACGCGGGACCGTGGCGCTTGGTGCGGGTCGCCCCCTTCGACGGCGACGCGGTGGCTTCCGCCGGACCGTTCCTGGCATCGCCGACCCGCGCTGGCCTCACCGTCCGGTTCACCCGGTGGGAACGGTCGGCCGCCGACCGCGATCTGCACTGA
- the argJ gene encoding bifunctional glutamate N-acetyltransferase/amino-acid acetyltransferase ArgJ — protein sequence MSVTAPAGFEAAGVAAGLKSTGKPDVAVVVNRGPRKVGAAVFTSNRAKANPIIWSQQAVADRVVEAVVLNSGGANCFTGSFGFQTTHQTAERAAELLDISAGDVLVCSTGLIGTGDEVFREKVLAGTTQAIAELSADGGESAAHAIMTTDTVAKTAVIGRDGWTIGGMAKGAGMLAPGLATMLVVLTTDAVLEPLQADEALRRATGRTFDRLDSDGCMSTNDQVTLLANGACEVAPDLDDFADALTALCQELAVKLQGDAEGASHDITIEVQHAVSEQDAVEVGRSVARNNLFKAAIFGNDPNWGRVLAAIGTTAAQFDPYDVDVWMNGVRVCTAGGPDRPREEVDLTPRATHLMIDLKVGEATATVLTNDLTHDYVHENSAYAS from the coding sequence GTGAGCGTCACCGCCCCCGCAGGATTCGAGGCGGCCGGAGTCGCCGCCGGACTCAAGTCCACCGGCAAGCCCGATGTCGCCGTCGTGGTGAACCGCGGTCCCCGCAAGGTCGGCGCTGCCGTCTTCACGAGCAACCGTGCCAAGGCCAACCCCATCATCTGGTCCCAGCAGGCCGTGGCCGACCGGGTGGTCGAGGCCGTCGTCCTCAACTCCGGCGGCGCGAACTGCTTCACCGGGAGCTTCGGGTTCCAGACCACGCATCAGACCGCGGAGAGGGCGGCCGAGCTGCTCGACATCAGCGCGGGCGACGTGCTGGTCTGCTCCACCGGGCTCATCGGGACGGGCGACGAGGTCTTCCGCGAGAAGGTCCTCGCCGGCACCACGCAGGCGATCGCCGAGCTCAGCGCCGACGGGGGTGAGAGCGCCGCGCACGCCATCATGACGACCGACACGGTCGCGAAGACGGCGGTCATCGGTCGCGACGGCTGGACGATCGGCGGGATGGCCAAGGGCGCAGGCATGCTCGCGCCCGGGTTGGCGACGATGCTCGTGGTGCTCACCACCGACGCAGTGCTCGAGCCGCTTCAAGCCGACGAGGCCTTGCGCCGGGCGACGGGTCGCACGTTCGATCGCCTCGACTCCGATGGCTGCATGTCCACCAACGACCAGGTCACCCTGCTCGCCAACGGCGCCTGCGAGGTGGCACCCGACCTCGATGACTTCGCCGACGCGCTCACCGCGCTGTGCCAGGAACTCGCGGTCAAGCTGCAGGGCGACGCGGAGGGGGCGAGCCACGACATCACGATCGAGGTGCAGCACGCCGTCTCCGAGCAGGACGCCGTCGAGGTCGGGCGCTCGGTCGCCCGCAACAACCTCTTCAAGGCCGCGATCTTCGGCAACGATCCGAACTGGGGCCGGGTGCTCGCGGCGATCGGAACGACCGCCGCGCAGTTCGACCCCTACGACGTCGACGTGTGGATGAACGGGGTGCGCGTCTGCACCGCCGGCGGCCCGGACCGCCCGCGCGAGGAGGTCGACCTGACGCCGCGTGCCACGCACCTGATGATCGACCTCAAGGTCGGGGAGGCGACCGCCACGGTCCTGACGAACGACCTCACCCACGACTACGTGCACGAGAACAGCGCCTACGCCTCATGA
- the argC gene encoding N-acetyl-gamma-glutamyl-phosphate reductase, producing the protein MTYSVAVSGASGYAGGEILRLLADHPDVEIRTVTAHSNAGQPLVAHQPHLRSLAHLTLQDTTPEILAGHDIVFLALPHGQSGQYTDALGDTPLVIDAGADHRLTSSAEWDTFYGGSFHEPWTYGVPELLVGGAKQREALRGATRIAAPGCNASTVSLSLAPGVAAGVIDPSDIVSVLAVGPSGAGKSLKTNLLASEILGSANPYAVGGTHRHIPEIRQALAAALSTGSGTPDIRISFTPVLVPMSRGILATSTAPIADGVSDAEIRQAWESAYGDETFVQLLPEGSFPRTADVLGANTALIGLAIDRAANRVTVVTAVDNLAKGTAGAAVQSMNIALGLPESRALSVNGVAP; encoded by the coding sequence ATGACGTATTCCGTCGCCGTCTCCGGCGCCTCCGGCTACGCAGGCGGCGAGATCCTGCGCCTCCTGGCCGATCACCCCGACGTCGAGATCCGCACCGTCACGGCGCACTCGAACGCCGGACAGCCCCTGGTCGCCCACCAGCCGCACCTCCGCTCCCTCGCCCACCTCACGCTGCAGGACACCACGCCGGAGATCCTCGCGGGACACGACATCGTGTTCCTCGCTCTTCCGCACGGCCAGTCCGGGCAGTACACGGACGCCCTCGGCGACACTCCGCTCGTGATCGACGCCGGCGCCGACCACCGGCTCACGTCGTCAGCGGAATGGGACACGTTCTACGGCGGATCGTTCCACGAACCGTGGACCTACGGCGTGCCCGAACTCCTCGTCGGCGGTGCCAAGCAGCGTGAGGCGCTCCGCGGCGCGACCCGGATCGCCGCGCCCGGGTGCAACGCCTCCACCGTGAGCCTGAGCCTGGCGCCCGGCGTCGCGGCCGGTGTCATCGATCCGAGCGACATCGTCTCGGTGCTGGCCGTGGGCCCGTCCGGGGCTGGTAAGAGCCTGAAGACGAACCTCCTGGCCTCCGAGATCCTCGGCTCCGCGAACCCGTACGCGGTCGGGGGCACCCACCGGCACATCCCCGAGATCCGCCAGGCCCTGGCCGCAGCGCTTTCGACGGGATCAGGGACCCCGGACATCCGGATCTCCTTCACGCCGGTCCTCGTTCCGATGTCGCGCGGCATCCTCGCCACCTCCACGGCGCCGATCGCGGACGGTGTGAGCGACGCCGAGATCCGCCAGGCATGGGAGAGCGCCTACGGCGACGAGACCTTCGTCCAGCTGCTCCCCGAGGGAAGCTTCCCCCGCACCGCCGACGTGCTCGGGGCGAACACGGCCCTCATCGGTCTCGCGATCGATCGCGCGGCGAACCGGGTGACCGTGGTCACGGCCGTCGACAACCTCGCCAAGGGCACCGCCGGAGCTGCCGTCCAGTCCATGAACATCGCGCTGGGGCTTCCGGAGTCCCGCGCCCTCTCAGTGAACGGAGTCGCCCCGTGA
- the argB gene encoding acetylglutamate kinase produces the protein MTDIQDTTPDIAAQKATTLIESLPWLKKFRDQIVVVKYGGNAMVSDELQEAFAQDIAYLRYVGVQPVVVHGGGPQISDMLQRLEIPSEFKGGYRVTNTEAIGVVRMVLTGQVNPQLVSKINSHGPIATGLSGEDAGLFGGRRRGVVIDGEEVDLGRVGDVVQVDPTPVLDHLAAGRIPVVSSIAPDLDHPGQSLNVNADAAAAALAVALGARKLVILTDVPGLYADWPNRDSLVSHLTSGALIEMMPRLESGMIPKMRACLDAVEGGVDAAAIIDGRVPHSVLVELFTSKGIGTEVVRGEKGATA, from the coding sequence ATGACCGACATCCAGGACACGACACCGGACATCGCGGCGCAGAAGGCGACGACGCTCATCGAGTCGCTGCCGTGGCTCAAGAAGTTCCGCGACCAGATCGTCGTCGTGAAGTACGGCGGCAACGCCATGGTGTCCGACGAGCTGCAGGAGGCCTTCGCCCAGGACATCGCGTACCTCCGGTACGTCGGCGTGCAGCCGGTCGTCGTGCACGGGGGCGGACCGCAGATCTCCGACATGCTGCAGCGGCTCGAGATCCCCAGCGAGTTCAAGGGCGGGTACCGCGTCACCAACACCGAGGCCATCGGCGTCGTGCGGATGGTGCTGACCGGCCAGGTGAACCCGCAGCTCGTGTCGAAGATCAACTCGCACGGCCCCATCGCCACCGGCCTGAGCGGGGAGGACGCCGGCCTCTTCGGCGGACGCCGTCGCGGCGTCGTGATCGACGGGGAAGAGGTGGACCTCGGCCGCGTGGGCGACGTGGTCCAGGTGGACCCGACGCCGGTGCTCGACCACCTCGCCGCCGGCCGGATCCCCGTCGTCTCGAGCATCGCGCCCGACCTGGACCACCCCGGTCAGTCGCTCAACGTCAACGCCGACGCCGCCGCGGCCGCCCTGGCCGTGGCCCTGGGTGCCCGCAAGCTGGTCATCCTCACCGACGTCCCCGGTCTCTACGCCGACTGGCCCAACCGGGACTCGCTCGTCTCGCACCTCACCTCCGGCGCGCTCATCGAGATGATGCCGCGTCTGGAGTCGGGGATGATCCCGAAGATGCGTGCGTGCCTCGACGCGGTCGAGGGTGGCGTCGACGCGGCCGCGATCATCGACGGACGGGTGCCCCACTCGGTGCTCGTCGAACTGTTCACCAGCAAGGGAATCGGGACCGAAGTGGTCCGGGGAGAGAAAGGGGCGACGGCATGA
- a CDS encoding acetylornithine transaminase — protein sequence MTVWQDDAARDLVLNAGERLALLTRGEGSYLWDADDRRYLDFLAGIAVTSLGHAHPVFVDAVSRQAATLAHVSNYFATPPQLALAARLKRLAGAGLDGRVFFSNSGAEANEAAFKLARLHGGADRPRILALENGFHGRTMGSLALTAKESMRAPFAPMPGGVEHLPATVEALEAALDDRVAAVIVEPIQGEAGVVELPEGYLAAARSLTLAHGALLIVDEIQTGAGRTGAWFGFSHEGITPDAITLAKGIGGGFPIGALVTYGAASELFTPGSHGSTFGGNPLATAVADAVLAEIERADLVDNAARRGAELREIILGIDSPLVAGVRGRGLLVGVALTQPVAGAVVAAAQDRGLIVNAANPETVRVAPALTIGDAELAEFRELFTAALSDVHASATGKVPA from the coding sequence ATGACCGTCTGGCAGGACGACGCGGCACGTGATCTCGTGCTCAACGCGGGGGAGCGCCTCGCGCTGCTGACCCGCGGTGAGGGCTCGTACCTGTGGGACGCCGATGACCGACGCTACCTCGACTTCCTCGCCGGCATCGCGGTGACCTCGCTCGGGCACGCGCATCCGGTGTTCGTCGATGCGGTGTCGCGCCAGGCCGCCACCCTCGCGCACGTCTCCAACTACTTCGCGACCCCGCCGCAGCTCGCGCTCGCCGCACGCCTCAAGCGCCTCGCCGGAGCGGGGCTCGACGGTCGCGTCTTCTTCTCGAACTCGGGCGCCGAGGCCAACGAGGCCGCGTTCAAGCTCGCCCGGCTGCACGGCGGTGCGGACCGCCCCCGCATCCTCGCCCTGGAGAACGGCTTCCACGGCCGGACGATGGGCTCGCTCGCCCTCACGGCCAAGGAGTCGATGCGCGCGCCGTTCGCTCCGATGCCCGGAGGGGTGGAGCACCTCCCGGCGACGGTCGAGGCGCTGGAAGCCGCGCTGGACGACCGTGTCGCCGCCGTCATCGTGGAGCCCATCCAGGGTGAGGCCGGTGTCGTCGAGCTCCCCGAGGGCTACCTCGCCGCGGCGCGCTCGCTGACCCTCGCACACGGGGCCCTGCTCATCGTCGACGAAATCCAGACCGGAGCCGGCCGCACGGGCGCCTGGTTCGGGTTCAGCCACGAGGGCATCACCCCAGACGCGATCACGCTCGCGAAGGGCATCGGCGGAGGATTCCCGATCGGCGCCCTCGTCACCTACGGTGCCGCGAGCGAGCTGTTCACCCCGGGGTCGCACGGCTCGACCTTCGGTGGAAATCCGCTCGCGACGGCGGTGGCGGATGCGGTGCTGGCAGAGATCGAGCGCGCCGACCTCGTGGACAACGCGGCTCGCCGCGGCGCGGAACTGCGGGAGATCATCCTGGGCATCGACTCTCCGCTCGTCGCGGGCGTGCGCGGGCGCGGACTCCTCGTCGGCGTCGCGCTCACGCAGCCCGTGGCCGGCGCGGTGGTCGCGGCCGCCCAGGACCGCGGGCTCATCGTGAACGCCGCCAATCCGGAGACCGTGCGCGTCGCGCCGGCCCTCACCATCGGAGACGCAGAGCTCGCGGAGTTCCGCGAGCTGTTCACCGCCGCTCTCTCCGACGTCCACGCCTCCGCCACCGGAAAGGTCCCCGCATGA